The Candidatus Accumulibacter similis genome has a segment encoding these proteins:
- a CDS encoding deoxyguanosinetriphosphate triphosphohydrolase: MPELAPYAVSEANSRGRQHADSQPVQRTEFQRDRDRIVHSTAFRRLEYKTQVFVNHEGDLFRTRLTHSLEVAQIARGIARALRLNEDLAEAISLAHDLGHTPFGHAGQEALNACMRDHGGFEHNLQSLRTVDLLEERYAAFDGLNLCFETREGIVKHCSLAEARRLGDVGERFLNRTQPSLEAQVCNLADEIAYNNHDLDDGLRAGLLTLEQLDEVPLFAEHAADVRAQHPAIGGRRLIHETIRRMINALVCDLITTTASNIARQEPEDICAVRRAPALVAFSENLGEAQRTMKRFLRAQLYEHYQVRRMANKARRIVSELFDAFTADVRLLPPQYQAPADADRSRRVADYIAGMTDRYAIREHRRLFAVGEG; the protein is encoded by the coding sequence ATGCCTGAACTCGCCCCCTACGCGGTCAGCGAGGCAAACTCGCGGGGCCGGCAGCATGCGGACTCGCAGCCGGTCCAGCGCACCGAATTCCAGCGCGACCGCGATCGCATCGTGCATTCGACCGCGTTTCGGCGTCTCGAGTACAAGACGCAGGTGTTCGTGAACCACGAGGGCGATCTGTTTCGGACCCGCTTGACCCACAGCCTCGAAGTGGCACAGATCGCCCGCGGCATCGCGCGCGCGCTGCGGCTCAATGAAGACCTGGCCGAAGCGATATCTCTGGCCCACGATCTCGGTCACACCCCATTCGGTCATGCCGGGCAGGAGGCCCTCAACGCATGCATGCGCGACCACGGGGGCTTCGAACACAATCTGCAGAGCCTGCGGACGGTAGACCTGCTCGAGGAGCGCTACGCGGCGTTCGACGGTCTCAACCTGTGTTTCGAGACGCGCGAGGGGATCGTCAAGCATTGCTCGCTGGCCGAAGCGCGCCGTCTCGGCGATGTCGGCGAGCGCTTCCTCAATCGCACCCAGCCGTCGCTCGAGGCGCAAGTCTGCAACTTGGCCGACGAAATCGCCTACAACAACCACGACCTCGATGACGGACTGCGCGCCGGGCTGCTCACCCTCGAGCAACTGGACGAGGTGCCACTCTTCGCCGAGCACGCTGCCGACGTCCGCGCCCAACATCCGGCGATCGGCGGGCGCCGCCTGATCCACGAGACGATCCGGCGAATGATCAATGCCCTGGTCTGTGATCTGATCACAACCACCGCCAGCAATATCGCCCGACAAGAGCCGGAGGACATCTGCGCCGTGCGCCGTGCACCAGCGCTGGTCGCCTTTTCCGAAAACCTTGGTGAAGCGCAGCGGACCATGAAGCGCTTTCTGCGCGCGCAGCTCTACGAGCATTACCAGGTCCGGCGGATGGCCAACAAGGCGCGACGCATCGTCAGCGAGCTTTTCGACGCCTTCACTGCCGACGTCCGCCTGCTGCCGCCGCAATACCAAGCCCCGGCGGATGCCGACCGGTCACGCAGGGTCGCCGACTACATTGCCGGGATGACCGATCGCTACGCCATCCGCGAACACCGGCGACTGTTTGCCGTCGGCGAAGGTTGA
- the aroB gene encoding 3-dehydroquinate synthase gives METLTLALGDRSYPIHVGRSLLERADLLLPSLRQMKVAIVSNTTVAPLYLRRLADPLLQAGVEVVEVVLPDGEEFKEWRTLNSVFDALIAGRCERSTTLIALGGGVLGDLGGFAAACFQRGMPFIQVPTTLLAQVDSSVGGKTAINHPHGKNLIGAFYQPRLVLADTDTLTTLCDRQLCAGLAEVIKYGLIRDLPFLEWLERNLERLLARDPAALAEAVCRSCRNKAEVVAADEREAGDRALLNLGHTFGHAIEAGVGYGEWLHGEAVAAGTMMAAQLSHLLGCIDRHDLSRVERLLQRAGLPVNGPMLSVERYLELMQHDKKVQDGRLRLVLLQQLGQAVLTDEAPVAQVRQAIAERTAHA, from the coding sequence ATGGAAACGCTGACGCTTGCGCTGGGAGATCGTTCCTACCCGATCCACGTCGGTCGTTCGCTGCTCGAACGGGCCGACCTGCTGCTGCCCTCGCTGCGCCAGATGAAAGTGGCGATCGTCAGCAACACCACGGTGGCGCCGCTGTATCTGCGAAGACTGGCGGATCCGCTGCTGCAGGCCGGCGTCGAGGTGGTCGAGGTCGTCCTGCCAGATGGCGAGGAGTTCAAGGAGTGGCGAACCCTGAACTCGGTCTTCGACGCGCTCATAGCCGGTCGGTGCGAGCGTTCGACGACCCTGATCGCTCTCGGTGGCGGGGTGCTCGGCGACCTCGGCGGCTTTGCTGCTGCCTGCTTCCAGCGCGGCATGCCGTTCATCCAGGTGCCGACGACCCTGCTGGCGCAGGTGGATTCATCGGTTGGCGGCAAGACGGCGATCAATCATCCGCATGGAAAGAACCTGATTGGCGCCTTCTATCAGCCGCGACTGGTGCTCGCCGACACCGACACCCTGACGACCCTGTGCGACCGCCAGCTTTGCGCCGGCCTGGCCGAGGTCATCAAGTACGGGCTGATCCGGGATCTGCCGTTCCTCGAATGGCTCGAGCGCAACCTAGAGCGCCTGCTGGCGCGTGACCCGGCAGCTCTGGCGGAGGCGGTGTGTCGCTCGTGCCGCAACAAGGCCGAGGTGGTGGCAGCGGATGAGCGCGAAGCCGGGGACCGCGCGCTGTTGAACCTTGGTCACACCTTCGGGCATGCGATCGAGGCCGGTGTCGGTTATGGCGAGTGGCTGCACGGCGAAGCGGTCGCCGCAGGGACGATGATGGCGGCGCAACTGTCGCATCTGCTCGGCTGCATCGACCGCCACGACCTGAGCCGCGTCGAGCGCCTCCTGCAGCGCGCCGGTCTGCCGGTGAACGGGCCCATGCTGAGCGTCGAGCGCTACCTGGAACTCATGCAGCACGACAAGAAGGTGCAGGATGGCAGGTTGCGGCTGGTGCTTCTGCAGCAGCTCGGGCAGGCCGTGCTGACGGACGAGGCGCCTGTGGCGCAGGTGCGGCAGGCGATCGCCGAACGTACGGCGCATGCCTGA
- a CDS encoding shikimate kinase, producing MGAGKTTVGRALARRLGYRFLDSDHEVELRTGVSLATIFEIEGEDGFRRREAQLIAELAELRRHVVATGGGSVLRPENRLVLRSSGTVVYLDVPLNTLYERTRHDRKRPLLQVSDPRQKLRELLAQRDPLYREVADVTISGSHITAQAILNLLLREEGEAWKR from the coding sequence ATGGGAGCCGGCAAGACAACCGTCGGCAGGGCACTCGCCAGGCGCCTGGGCTACCGCTTTCTGGACTCCGACCATGAAGTCGAGCTGCGCACTGGCGTCAGTCTGGCAACTATCTTCGAGATCGAAGGCGAGGACGGTTTCCGCAGACGCGAAGCGCAGCTCATCGCCGAGTTGGCTGAACTCAGGCGGCACGTCGTCGCCACCGGCGGCGGTTCCGTCCTGCGACCGGAGAACCGGCTGGTGCTGCGCTCCTCCGGCACGGTCGTCTATCTCGACGTGCCGCTCAACACGCTCTACGAACGGACACGACATGACCGCAAGCGGCCGCTGTTGCAGGTCAGCGATCCGCGCCAGAAGCTGCGCGAACTGCTGGCGCAGCGTGACCCGCTCTACCGCGAGGTGGCGGATGTGACCATTTCGGGCAGCCACATCACCGCACAGGCGATTCTCAATCTGCTGCTCCGGGAAGAGGGTGAGGCATGGAAACGCTGA
- a CDS encoding type IV pilus secretin PilQ produces MKRIKHWLPALMGALSLLVGAATAQEEAAPNAIESMNVIQQGPVVNVKLTFKEPLQALPASFSVAKPARIALDFPNTVNALGKSSQTYNEGDLKSANIVQAEGRTRVVLNLNKAMSYEASIDGKSLLLAMVPAAKPDSTQAVEHFAKAHASEVGNSIRDVTFRRGKDGEGRITVDLTDANAGIDIRHEGKNLVVDFVRVNVPPALRRKLDVTDFATPVLAVNTVQKGGDARMTITPRGLWEHNAYQSDTQFVIEVKPIIEDPNKLVQGSRGGYRGEKLSLNFQNVEVRRLLQVIGEFTGMNMVISDSVGGSITLILKDVPWDQALDIIMQQKGLDMRKNGNVILIAPREEIATREKLEFESQAQIGDLEPLQTESFQMNYIKAEAVQKLLLDPKQTLLSKRGSALLDERSNMMFVKDAPGRLAEVRAMIAKVDVPTRQVMIEARIVEAGDSFAKNLGVRLGFTQVFPDGAVRIGGDQTAIRGNLNTEAAVNLPATPRSGTAGTFSFLLFNNALTQFLSTEISALESDGRGRVISSPRVMTANGVEALIEQGQEIPYQQKTSSGATSVSFRKAVLSLKVKPHITPDGKIAMELDVNKDTPNTRLSTGAGVAIDTKHVKTEVLVENGGTVVIGGIFEQVTRNNVQRIPFLGDLPYIGFLFKNREIIDDKTELLVFITPRIITEHLSLR; encoded by the coding sequence ATGAAACGGATCAAACATTGGCTGCCCGCCCTGATGGGTGCCCTGTCGCTGCTCGTCGGCGCCGCCACTGCCCAAGAAGAGGCAGCGCCAAACGCGATCGAGTCGATGAACGTCATACAGCAGGGCCCGGTGGTCAACGTCAAGCTGACCTTCAAGGAACCCCTGCAGGCGCTTCCCGCTTCGTTCAGCGTTGCCAAACCGGCCCGCATCGCGCTCGACTTCCCGAATACGGTCAATGCACTGGGCAAATCCAGCCAGACCTACAACGAAGGCGACCTGAAGAGCGCCAATATCGTCCAGGCCGAGGGCCGCACCCGGGTCGTCCTCAACCTCAACAAGGCGATGTCCTACGAGGCGAGCATCGACGGCAAGAGCCTGCTGCTGGCGATGGTCCCAGCTGCCAAGCCGGACAGCACGCAGGCGGTCGAACATTTCGCCAAGGCACACGCCAGCGAGGTCGGCAACAGCATTCGCGACGTCACGTTCCGCCGTGGGAAGGATGGCGAGGGCCGCATCACCGTTGACCTCACCGATGCCAACGCCGGCATCGACATCCGGCACGAGGGCAAGAATCTCGTCGTCGATTTTGTCCGCGTCAATGTTCCGCCAGCACTGCGCAGGAAACTCGATGTCACCGACTTTGCCACCCCGGTGTTGGCGGTGAACACGGTCCAGAAGGGCGGCGATGCGCGCATGACGATCACGCCGCGCGGGCTCTGGGAGCACAACGCCTACCAGAGCGACACGCAGTTCGTCATCGAAGTGAAACCGATCATCGAGGATCCGAACAAGCTGGTACAGGGCTCGCGCGGCGGCTACCGCGGCGAGAAGCTGTCGCTGAACTTCCAGAACGTCGAGGTCCGCCGCCTGCTGCAGGTGATCGGCGAGTTCACTGGCATGAACATGGTGATCAGCGATTCCGTCGGCGGTTCGATCACCCTGATCCTCAAGGACGTGCCCTGGGACCAGGCGCTCGACATCATCATGCAGCAGAAGGGCCTGGACATGCGCAAGAACGGCAACGTTATCCTGATTGCGCCGCGCGAAGAGATTGCGACCAGGGAGAAGCTCGAGTTCGAATCGCAGGCACAGATCGGCGATCTCGAGCCGCTGCAGACCGAGAGCTTCCAGATGAACTACATCAAGGCGGAAGCCGTGCAGAAGCTGCTGCTCGATCCGAAGCAGACGCTGCTGTCCAAGCGTGGCAGTGCGCTGCTCGACGAGCGCTCGAACATGATGTTCGTCAAGGACGCCCCAGGCAGGCTGGCCGAGGTGCGGGCCATGATCGCCAAGGTCGACGTGCCGACGCGACAGGTCATGATCGAGGCGCGGATCGTCGAGGCCGGCGACAGTTTTGCAAAGAACCTCGGGGTGCGACTTGGTTTCACACAAGTCTTCCCGGATGGTGCGGTCCGGATCGGCGGCGACCAGACGGCGATCCGAGGTAACCTGAACACTGAGGCGGCGGTCAACCTGCCCGCGACGCCACGCTCCGGTACCGCAGGCACCTTCTCATTCCTGCTCTTCAACAACGCCCTGACCCAGTTCCTCTCCACCGAGATCTCCGCCCTCGAGTCCGATGGTCGCGGCCGCGTCATCTCCAGCCCGCGCGTGATGACCGCCAACGGGGTCGAGGCGCTCATCGAACAGGGTCAGGAGATTCCCTACCAGCAGAAGACGAGTTCCGGAGCCACCAGCGTTTCCTTCCGCAAGGCGGTCCTTTCGCTGAAGGTCAAGCCGCACATCACGCCGGACGGGAAGATCGCCATGGAACTGGACGTCAACAAGGACACGCCGAACACCCGCCTGTCGACGGGTGCCGGTGTGGCGATCGACACCAAGCACGTGAAGACCGAGGTGCTGGTCGAGAATGGCGGCACGGTCGTCATCGGTGGCATTTTCGAGCAGGTGACGCGCAACAACGTGCAGCGCATACCCTTCCTGGGCGACCTGCCTTACATTGGCTTCCTGTTCAAGAACCGCGAGATCATCGACGACAAGACCGAACTGCTGGTCTTCATCACGCCGCGGATCATTACCGAACACCTGTCGTTGCGCTGA
- a CDS encoding pilus assembly protein PilP, translating to MRILLMLLFSSLIVAGCADNDQEELREWMKTAAAGVKPNIPPLPVVQPYEPVPYDVANLTDPFAAAKMGVADKKTGGGFRPDLDRPKEPLELYPLESLKYVGVITRNKVSFAIVQVEGALHQVKIGNYMGQNFGVVVGVTESEITLRELVQDSAGDWIERTSTLMLQEKGAR from the coding sequence ATGCGCATACTGCTCATGCTTCTGTTCAGTTCCCTGATCGTTGCCGGCTGCGCCGACAACGATCAGGAGGAACTGCGCGAGTGGATGAAGACGGCAGCCGCTGGTGTCAAACCGAACATTCCGCCGTTGCCTGTGGTGCAGCCCTACGAACCCGTTCCCTATGATGTGGCCAACCTGACCGATCCTTTCGCTGCTGCCAAGATGGGCGTGGCAGACAAGAAAACGGGCGGCGGTTTCCGGCCGGATCTCGATCGGCCGAAAGAACCACTGGAACTCTATCCTCTCGAGTCACTCAAGTACGTTGGCGTGATCACCAGGAACAAGGTGTCGTTCGCGATCGTGCAGGTCGAAGGAGCGTTGCATCAGGTGAAGATCGGCAACTACATGGGTCAGAATTTCGGCGTCGTCGTCGGCGTGACCGAGTCCGAAATAACGCTGCGCGAACTCGTTCAGGATTCAGCCGGTGACTGGATCGAGCGGACGAGCACCTTGATGCTGCAGGAAAAGGGAGCAAGGTAG
- a CDS encoding type 4a pilus biogenesis protein PilO yields MARPLANIDFRGIIGDFQNLNPRDVGAWPVAPRATVLVVLCLLILLAGWWFYWDDQLVSLREKQEAELRLRDEYIRKKAQAVNLDLYVQRLSDIDLAFGALLKQLPNKAEVESLLVEINQAGMGRGLQFDLFKPGPEQVRDFYAELPITVRLTGTYHDFGAFAGDIGKLSRIVTLNNISINTNQQSKDGSLVMDATTKTFRYLDEEEVAANRKRAAEAAKGGK; encoded by the coding sequence ATGGCGAGGCCTCTTGCGAACATCGATTTCCGGGGCATCATCGGTGATTTCCAGAATCTGAATCCGCGCGACGTTGGTGCCTGGCCGGTCGCACCCCGTGCCACCGTGCTCGTCGTCCTCTGCCTGTTGATTCTGCTCGCCGGCTGGTGGTTCTATTGGGATGACCAGCTGGTGTCCCTGCGTGAGAAGCAGGAGGCCGAGTTGCGACTGCGCGACGAGTACATCCGCAAGAAGGCGCAGGCGGTCAATCTCGATCTCTACGTGCAGCGCCTGAGCGACATCGATCTGGCGTTCGGGGCGTTGCTGAAACAGTTGCCCAACAAGGCCGAAGTCGAGTCGCTGCTGGTCGAAATCAACCAGGCCGGCATGGGCAGGGGGCTGCAGTTCGATCTCTTCAAACCGGGACCCGAACAGGTCCGCGATTTCTACGCCGAGCTGCCGATAACCGTTCGCCTGACCGGCACCTACCACGATTTCGGCGCGTTTGCCGGCGACATCGGCAAATTGTCCCGCATCGTCACTCTGAACAACATCTCGATCAATACCAATCAGCAGAGCAAGGATGGCAGTCTGGTGATGGACGCGACGACGAAGACCTTCCGCTATCTGGATGAAGAGGAAGTGGCGGCGAACCGCAAGAGAGCGGCCGAGGCGGCGAAGGGCGGCAAATGA
- a CDS encoding PilN domain-containing protein — protein sequence MIRINLLPHREEKRRARRQQFYGLLGLVTVLSVLIVVLVYSIIAGYIASQEAKNDFLKKEIAVLDKEIDQIKRLKQQTEALLKRKETIEALQRDRAEAVRLLTELAKQMPEGVYLKSMKQEGQRIQMVGFAQSSARVSTLMRNIEASPWLEKPELLEVKAVTIDKRRLNEFSMNASLKRTPVDKKGAK from the coding sequence ATGATACGCATCAATCTCCTGCCTCACCGGGAAGAAAAGAGGCGGGCACGGCGTCAGCAGTTCTACGGGTTGCTGGGCCTCGTGACGGTCCTGTCCGTGCTGATCGTCGTTCTCGTCTACTCGATAATCGCTGGCTACATCGCCAGTCAGGAGGCCAAGAACGACTTCCTCAAGAAGGAGATCGCAGTTCTCGACAAGGAGATCGACCAGATCAAGCGGCTCAAGCAACAGACCGAGGCGCTGCTCAAACGCAAGGAAACCATTGAGGCACTGCAGCGCGACCGGGCCGAAGCAGTGCGCCTGTTGACCGAGTTGGCCAAGCAGATGCCCGAGGGGGTCTATCTGAAATCGATGAAGCAGGAAGGGCAGCGCATCCAGATGGTTGGCTTTGCCCAGTCCAGCGCTCGCGTGTCGACGCTGATGCGAAACATAGAGGCGTCGCCCTGGCTCGAGAAGCCTGAACTCCTGGAAGTCAAGGCCGTGACCATCGACAAGCGACGGCTCAACGAGTTCAGCATGAACGCGTCGCTGAAGCGCACTCCGGTGGACAAAAAGGGAGCGAAGTGA
- a CDS encoding pilus assembly protein PilM: MGLDISSSSVKMVELASDGKGGYRVERYAIEILPRDVVSDGNIVNLEAAAESVRRAWKKLATSTRQVAIALPASHVITKKIIVAAGQREAELELLVESEANQYIPFALEEVNLDFQVIGPAPSSPDEIEVLIAASRKEKVEDRVAVAESAGLKPRVLDVESYAVLSAFQLVEATLPEGGKGQIIALVDVGANVMNLTVLRNDQQIYAREQAFGGNQLTQDIARMFNMTFEEAEAEKRRNSLPEKYETELLRPFLEALALELSRALQFFFTSTQFNQVNHIVLAGGCAVIHGIDQVVASRTQINTVIANPFAGMLLSDRIREKSLLADASSLMVACGLALRRFDE, encoded by the coding sequence ATCGGACTGGACATCAGTTCGTCATCGGTAAAGATGGTCGAGCTGGCGAGTGACGGCAAGGGGGGATACCGCGTCGAGCGCTATGCGATCGAGATCCTGCCGCGGGATGTGGTCTCCGACGGGAACATCGTGAACCTCGAGGCAGCGGCCGAGTCCGTCCGGCGAGCGTGGAAGAAGCTGGCCACATCGACGAGGCAGGTGGCGATTGCCCTGCCCGCTTCGCATGTCATCACCAAGAAGATCATCGTCGCCGCCGGCCAGCGCGAAGCGGAACTCGAGTTGCTCGTCGAGTCGGAGGCGAACCAGTACATTCCCTTCGCACTCGAGGAGGTCAACCTCGATTTCCAGGTAATCGGCCCGGCACCGTCTTCACCGGACGAGATCGAGGTTCTGATCGCCGCATCACGCAAGGAGAAAGTCGAAGATCGTGTCGCCGTGGCCGAATCCGCCGGCCTGAAGCCGCGCGTTCTCGACGTCGAATCTTACGCCGTCCTCTCCGCCTTTCAGCTGGTCGAGGCAACGCTTCCCGAGGGCGGCAAGGGACAGATCATCGCGCTCGTCGATGTCGGAGCGAACGTCATGAATCTGACCGTGCTGCGCAACGACCAGCAAATCTACGCGCGCGAGCAAGCGTTCGGCGGCAATCAACTGACGCAGGACATCGCGCGCATGTTCAACATGACTTTCGAGGAGGCCGAAGCCGAGAAACGTCGCAATAGCCTGCCGGAAAAGTATGAGACCGAACTCCTGCGACCATTCCTCGAGGCGCTGGCGCTGGAACTGTCGCGCGCGCTGCAGTTTTTCTTCACGTCGACGCAGTTCAATCAGGTCAACCACATCGTCCTCGCGGGCGGCTGCGCGGTCATTCACGGTATCGATCAGGTGGTTGCATCGCGGACGCAGATCAACACCGTCATTGCCAATCCGTTTGCCGGCATGCTGCTTTCCGACCGCATCCGCGAGAAGAGCCTGCTGGCCGATGCCTCGTCGCTGATGGTGGCATGCGGTCTGGCGCTGCGGAGATTCGACGAATGA